TCTCGACGGCCGCGGACAACCAGACGGGCGTCACCGTGGAGGTCTACCAGGGCGAGCGCCCCATGGCGGACGACAACCGGAAGCTCGGGCAGTTCGATCTGACCGGGATTCCGCCCGCCCCGCGCGGCGTGCCCCAGATCGAGGTGACCTTCGACATCGACGCCAACGGGCTGCTGCACGTCTCGGCGAAGGACCTGGCCACCGGCAAGGAGCAGCAGATCAAGATTACGGCGACGACGGGTCTTTCCGAGGCGGACATCCAGCGGATGGTCAAGGAGGCCGAGCAGTTCGCCGACAAGGACCGGCAGCGGCAGGAGCTGGCCGAGGCGCGCAACCAGGCCGAGCATGCGATTTACTCCACCGAGAAGATGCTCCGCGAGTACGCGGACAAGATTGCGGCCGGCGACAAGGAGAAGATCGAGCGCGCCGTGGAGAAGCTCAAGAAGGCGAAGGAGGGCGACCGCACCGACGAGATCAAGCGGGCCCTCGAGGAGCTGACCCGGGCGTCGCACGAATTCTCCAAGACCCTGTACGAGGAGGCCGCCCGGCGCCGCGGCTCGGCGGCGGGCGCCGAGGCGGGTTCGTCGTCCGACGGCGGCGGACGCGCCTCCGCCGCCGCGGGCGGCGAGAAGGTGATCGACGCGGATTTCACCACCAAGTAGGCGGAAACCGCTCGGGCAAGCCGCAGGGACGCGGCCTTCCGATCGTCCCTGCGGCCTTTCCCTTTTCCGGCTTGACTTGGGTCCGCCGGGGCGGCGATACTGCCGGCTCCTGGAAACGCTCCTGGCATCCCGTCCGGTTTACTGGGGAATGGGAATCGCTCGGAGGACCGAGTCGCGAAGCGCGGGGGCGTCCCGTCCCGGACGGGGCGGGGATTTCCTCACGCGGACCCTTCGCGATTCGATCCCGTAGCGATCGCGTACGATGATCGAAGTCTCGAGTCTGACCCGGACCTATCCCGGCGTCGTCGCCCTGGACCGCGTGAGCTTCCGCGTCGAAAGGGGAGAAATCGTCGGCTTCCTGGGTCCCAACGGGGCGGGGAAGACGACCACCATGCGGATCCTCACCGGATTCCTGGCTCCGACCGCAGGCGCCGCTTCCGTGGCCGGGTTCGACGTCGTGGCGCGCTCCATGGAGGTGCGCCGGAGAATCGGATACCTTCCGGAAGCCAACCCTCTGTACGGGGAAATGCGGGTGGAGGAGTACCTCCGCTTCCGGGCCACGATCAAGCGGGTTCCGGCCCGCGAGCGCCGCCGCCGCGTCGAGGAGGCCGTCGACCGCTGCGGCCTCCGGGACCGCCGGTCCGCCATCATCGCCCATCTCTCCAAGGGCTATCGTCAGCGCGTCGGCCTGGCGGACGCCATCGTCCACGCCCCCGAGGTTCTCATCCTCGACGAGCCGACGCAGGGACTCGACCCCATCCAGGTGCGGGAGGTTCGGGACCTCATCCGCGAATTGGGGCGGGACCGGACGGTGCTTTTGTCCAGCCACATCCTCTCGGAGGTCGAAAAGCTGTGCGGGCGGGTTCTGATCCTCAACCGAGGCCGACTCGTCGAGGACGGCGCCCCTGAGGAGATCGCCCAGCGGCTGATGCGGACCGGGCGGGTGCGCCTGGAGGCGCGCGGCGACGGCCGGGCGCTCAAGGACGCCGTCGAATCGGCTCCCGGAGTGGCGCGCGTGCTCTGGTCGAGCAAGGGCGACCTGCACACGTATCTCGTCGAGACGTCCAACGGGGCGGACGTGCGTCCCGAGCTCTTCCGCCGTCTGGCCGGCGGCGCCTGGGACGTGCTGGAACTGGCCTATGAGCGTCTGTCCCTGGAGGAGGTTTTCTCCCTCCTGACCGAGGGCAAGGAGGGGCGGGCGTGAGCGTCTTCGCGGCCCTCGTGCGCCGGGAACTGGGCGTCTACTTCGTCTCGCCCATGGCCTACGTCATCCTCACGGTTCTTCTGGTCTTTTCCGGCTTCGTCTTCGTTTCGGAGATGGGCCGCTTCGCGGCGCACCGGCTCCCGGTGGACACCGCCGCGACCCTCTCGGTGACCTGCTGGGTCGTGATCCTCATGAGCGCGCTCGTCACCATGCGGCTTCTGGCGGAGGAGAAGGCGCGGGGGACGCTCGAAATCATGCTCACCGCGCCGGTGACCGAAGTTCAGTTCGTCCTGGCCAAGTTCCTGGCGGCGCTGATCCTGCTGGTGTATCTGCTGCTTCCCACGCTGGGATACGTGCTGATCGCCTCGATGTACGGGCAGGTGGACTGGGGGGCGGTGGCCTGCGGGTATCTCGGCATCCTCCTCGTGGGCGCCGCCGTCTATTCGATCGGGATTTTCGTCTCGGCCCTGTCCTCCAGCCAGGTGACCGCCGGGATCGTGACGCTCGTCGTGGCGCTGCTTCTTCTCATCCTCACGATCGCGGGGCTCGCCCTCGACGAGAAGTCCCCCTGGCGGCGCGTGATCGAAACGGTGGATCTGACCGCGAATTTCATGGATTTCCTCCGCGGGGTCGTGGACACCTCGCGGCTGACCTACCTCCTGAGCGTGCCCGTGTTCTTCCTCTTTCTGACGTCCCGGGCGGTGCAGTCGAGGCGCTGGCGATGAGCGGCATCCGCGCGGATCAGGCTCCGGCAGCCGGCCCGGACCCGGGACGGCGCCGCCGGGTTCTCGGCTGGCTTCAGCTGGCGCTCCAGGCGGGCCTGCTGCTCGGGATCCTCCTCGTGGTCAATCTCCTGGCCCGGCGCTCGCCGGCGCGCTTCGACCTGACGTCGCGACGCACGTATGCGCTCTCCGCCCTCACGGAGGAGCTTCTGCGCAGCCTTCCGTGCGATCTGGTGCTCTGGCTCAACTCCGACGAGTACGAGGCCGGCGGCGACAAGGCGCTCCGGCCGGCGCTCGTGCGCACCCGCGAGCTTCTCCAGGAGTTCGCGCGGCGCAATCCGAGAATCCGCTTCTACGACATGAGCGCCCAGGGGATCCCCGAGCGCGAGCTTTTCCAGCAGCA
The window above is part of the Planctomycetota bacterium genome. Proteins encoded here:
- a CDS encoding Hsp70 family protein; amino-acid sequence: EQLIGDLVESTLRPCEQALADARLKPRDIEEVVLVGGSTRIPMVQKLVKDFFGREPNRSVNPDEVVAVGAAIQAGVLAGEMKHILLLDVTPLTLGIKVEGGLMAKLIPRNTAIPTKKSQIFSTAADNQTGVTVEVYQGERPMADDNRKLGQFDLTGIPPAPRGVPQIEVTFDIDANGLLHVSAKDLATGKEQQIKITATTGLSEADIQRMVKEAEQFADKDRQRQELAEARNQAEHAIYSTEKMLREYADKIAAGDKEKIERAVEKLKKAKEGDRTDEIKRALEELTRASHEFSKTLYEEAARRRGSAAGAEAGSSSDGGGRASAAAGGEKVIDADFTTK
- a CDS encoding ATP-binding cassette domain-containing protein, giving the protein MIEVSSLTRTYPGVVALDRVSFRVERGEIVGFLGPNGAGKTTTMRILTGFLAPTAGAASVAGFDVVARSMEVRRRIGYLPEANPLYGEMRVEEYLRFRATIKRVPARERRRRVEEAVDRCGLRDRRSAIIAHLSKGYRQRVGLADAIVHAPEVLILDEPTQGLDPIQVREVRDLIRELGRDRTVLLSSHILSEVEKLCGRVLILNRGRLVEDGAPEEIAQRLMRTGRVRLEARGDGRALKDAVESAPGVARVLWSSKGDLHTYLVETSNGADVRPELFRRLAGGAWDVLELAYERLSLEEVFSLLTEGKEGRA
- a CDS encoding ABC transporter permease → MSVFAALVRRELGVYFVSPMAYVILTVLLVFSGFVFVSEMGRFAAHRLPVDTAATLSVTCWVVILMSALVTMRLLAEEKARGTLEIMLTAPVTEVQFVLAKFLAALILLVYLLLPTLGYVLIASMYGQVDWGAVACGYLGILLVGAAVYSIGIFVSALSSSQVTAGIVTLVVALLLLILTIAGLALDEKSPWRRVIETVDLTANFMDFLRGVVDTSRLTYLLSVPVFFLFLTSRAVQSRRWR